TTTGAGTCTTCATACGGTAATTGATGTGCCTTACCGTATTGGCAGCCAGCACATATAATCACTGTTCTAACTTCAATTTGAGGAAGACCCTTCAGCATAGATTTCTTCATCATCACCTTGAGTTTATGATAGCTGATATGTCCTAGCCTTGCATGCCACGAATCTGTTGTTTCGTTCTTTCGAGTCTTGTCTACATAAGCCGATTCTGCTGACATTACATAGACTGACTCTAAACGTTGTCCTCTCATCATCGGTGTTCCAGAGATTTCAAGATCTTGGTAGATCTTGACATCTTGAGGACCGAATACGACATGGTGGCCCGATGCCGTAAGTTGCGCTACTGATAATAAATTTTTCTTCATCCCAGGTACATGGTAGACATCCTGGAGTGAAACTTCTTTTGAGCTGAATCTCGGCATGATTGTTGTTTTACCGATGTGAGCAATCGGTAATCTTGAGTTGTTGGTTGTTACCACTACACGACCACCTTTATATTCTGTTATGTTCTGCAGCTTCTCTTCGTCTCCTGTCATATGATTTGAACAGCCAGAGTCGATTATCCAATCATTATTGTAGTCGATCTTTCTTGGAACAGTAGCTGCTAGAGCTAATTCTTCTTCCTCCACAGCGAAAGATGCTTCtgcgtcccattcttcatcgCTTGTCTTTTCTGCATTTGACGTGGCTGCATTACCTTCTTCAGTTTTCTTCTTGAACCAGCAACTTTTAGCCATGTGGCCATACTTTCCACAGTTGTAGCATTTCCCATCAAATTTATTGTTATTCTTTGACTGGCCACGTCGGTTGTCTTTCTTTTGAGCTCCCCCTGTTTGGGAGCTTCCATGATGACTATCCTTGtcatcatttttattaaaaattttgcTAGCATTTGGTCGAGATCGACCTTTCTTATCACCACTAAAGAGTGCTTCTTCGTCACTCTTTAATGAGATTCCAGATGTTTGCTTAGCTAACGCTTCTTGGTCAGCTAGCAAGTTTTCCAATTCAACAAGAGAAGGTTGGGTTGGCCAACCTTGTATTGCAGCAATAAAAGTTCTAAATTCTGGCCTTAATCCATGAATAATAATTCTTCTAATTCTAGCATCCGACATGCCAGCAGCAGAGTCTAATGCAGAGATTTCGCGACAAAGAGATTTTACCTTGGTGAAGTATTGGTTGATCGTCATGTCACGCTGCCTGATTGAGAGAAGCTCATTCTCCAAAAGCTGCAATCTCGTATCATTCTTCTAGGTGAACAATGATGTGAAAGTATCCCACGCTTCCTTCGGTGTCTTCGCCGGCCTGATGTGCTCCAACATTTCATCTTCCACTGTGGTCTGAATCGCAAACATGGCTTTGCCCGCTTTAATCTTCCATTTCTTCAAAGCGGTTGCATCTTCCGGTTGTGTGACTTCATTGCCACCAACGATCTCCCACAAGTCTTGGCCTTGGAGATATGCCTCCATGTGCATCGACCACGTGTTGTAATTTTGGTTGTTAAGTTTCTTAATTCCGCCGACCACTTGAAGGTCACCCATCGTGCAAACTCTGTAGTACTAAACCACACACGATCACTCTAAGAAACTCACAAAGGACTCTTTCGGTACGACCCTGAtccggctctgataccacttgttggACGCCACAACACGTGAAAACGTAATTACTTTATTGATACAGAAGTAATTACACCAATACTTGATTACAATTCTTGACCACACACTAAACACTCTAGCTACACTCTTTGGAACACTTTTAGATGCACTTTGTGTACTCACTCTTTGACTCACTTTTGGGACACTCACTTTTCTAGTACCTTGGACAcacattacatttgtatttataggctaccAAGGAAACATCTACATCTTTCTAGACTTTTctaactttataatttatttaactacttccttcatttttctaaatgtttctagaactttctataTTGTCTAATTAATTCTAAGCTATTCAAGAACTTTCTAGAATGTTCTATGTTCTTCCTAGTATATTCTAGAACATTTTAGAATTCTAGAGCATTCTAGATACGGTAATGACTTTTAACAGATACTTCATAATCTTAATTGTTTAGCTAAGTGAATCGATTAAAGAAGGCTGACTTAAGTTACAAAAATTAACTCTacacaaatatttatatatatatttgagtttaTATTAAAACCAACTCAATCGTAACAATTTGCAGGTAATAGTGTTATATATTACTGGATCACTTAATACTGTTTTTGGACCAGAACACAAAAAGGAACTTATTCGCTACATCTATAATCACCaggtatatatattatatattatttttttgacATCATTTAAATTAAAGCTATTATATAAgacataattaatatatatatctatatattattagAATGAAGATGGAGGTTGGGGACAATACATAGAAGGACCCAGCACGATGTTTGGTTCGGTAGAGAGTTATGTTACGTTGAGGTTATTGGGAGAGGGTCCTATCCATAGTGAGGAAAATTCTATATCTAAAGGCAGAAAATGGATTCTTGATCATGGTGGTGCTGTTGGGATTCCATCTTGGGGAAAGTTTTGGCTAACGGTATACATCACATATatacttttaataattttttgcaaaataacttTATAATTTACGCAGTTAGTCGAAAAATTAAATTGGTGTACAAGATTGatgttattttgtaaaaaattatcaaaagtaattTATAACACAAAATTTCAGATAAGTTTTACCAATTtctcgtatatatatatatatatatatatcaatatacatggtatatatatatattattaggtGCTTGGTGTGTATGACTGGTCAGGATGCAATCCAGTGCCCCCAGAGCTTTGGCTTTTGCCGAGAGTGTTTTTCCTTCATCCAGgttgaattaatatatatatatatataatctttttATTTTGGATACACTAAATCAATACAAGTTTGTAGAAATAAAAAAGTTTTGTTTTCTTGGTGTGGTTGGATATCATGTAGGGAAAATGGTTGCCTTGTCTCGCTTGATTTATTTGCCTATGTCATTCCTATATGGGAAGAGGTTTGTTGGTCCAATCACTGAGTTGGTTCAATCACTAAGGCAAGAACTCTATACCGAACCATATCATGACATAAATTGGAACAAAGCTCGAAACACTGTTGCTAAGGTTTGTTCaaaacacatatacatatatttttatataagcaAGAAATATAATAAATAGTTAAAAGTTCCTCAAGCAATTCTAAAGATCGATATTTGATGTAATTTTATTTTAGGAGGATCTGTTTTATCCTCATTCTTCGGTGCAAGATATGGTGTGGGGACTACTTTACAATTGTGGAGAACCAATGCTAACACGATGGCCTTTTTCTATGCTAAGAAAGAAGGCAATGCAAGTTGCTATGGATCATATACATTATGAGGATAAAATTAGTAATTATCTTTCCATTGCGAGTCAAGAGAAGGTAAAGTGTGTTAGAGAAAATATTCCATATGAAAAATGTGTGTAGGTATATTCAACAATTAATTTATAATAGCAttgtaacgccccgatttcccgagacgttacttagggagtccatttaaaaataataaacaataaatactttaagacactaagagaaaatatttatttaaaatttaaacagacaatataagatctcattatttaaaaataaaaatgttgaaCGCTAAATTTAAtaacaacataaagaaaataactgttcaaatcttaaaatttaaaacataatatttatttctaaaagcataaaataactggagcccagcctctaacatgttccgtccatgcctcgagcccgcatCACTCACTGCTttgttttgcctttacctgcacacaaaGTACCAATGAGttaacgcccagtaagaagagctatgtcggacataactccccaaactagaaaacaataaaagaataaacatcataaacataataatcatcgtgcgatacataagcaccatatcacactaacataatgtatgttacactcacacacataaatactaacaagtcatgttgatcggacatgaaatgtaatctgccttgcctgcgttgtactcacactcgacattcccacggtggcacctagaatagcctgcgctgtactcataCTCGGCTGTTGCCTCGAGACATCGTTGCACTGCCtgtgctgtactcacactcggcagttccgtggtggcatcATATTATcttgagttatacacacccaagataattcctgcaagtgctattctcacacaagcagctagaatagcacgcctactctatcatctaagcatgtctactaactaaaatccctagcactatcctcatgctagtcaacctaatgcaacaattcaagtcacaatataattacataattagataaataggaaaacaaggttgtacgcatagCGTACACCCTGTGCGTAGATGTCCACTATTCTTACCTTAAGTAGTGAATTGTCCGCTGACGTGTCCCGAACCACTTGCTGTGTCACATTGACGACCGTTGGCTCCTCCATAAATATCCAGATCGGGTTCGCCGGAGCCTTGCCAGAATCTTCTTCTTCTCCGTCGCTGGCAAGATTCTAACTCCTCTTTCCACTTGTTTTTCACACTCCAAACCGATTGGAATTAGTTCCCAAAGATCCTAGCACCTCAAATAACCCTTGAATCTTAATAAAGCTGACCCATGATGGCCGGATCGTGCTTGTCTTCCCCGTCGCCGGTGTACTGCCAAAAATGATGgtcaaaatacaaattttttagagctttttaatccatttcttCACGTCCAAAACACTTCTTAGGGTCcctctaagctttctaaacacttcaaaaaaaaaaaaaactcagaacCTCCCATGTTCTCTTATATCCGAAATTATTCAAGAACACCCACTTTAATGGTGaaaatttgtgatttttgaaaataaactTTCTAGCCCCTTTTGTCATGTCAAAAACGTTCCTTAGATCATAGGAAAGATATTTcaaacactcaaaaccacccagaaATTTCCTAGAGCTCTCAAACCTGAaatttccctttctctctctagaaaattcaagaACCTCTATTTTCTTCCTCTAGTGTGACTCTCCCTCTCTTCCCACCATTTTGATCTGTTGAGAAGCCCTCTAAATCGTGCTTAAACAAAAAGAAATGAAGGCTTAACCACTTGGTTGTTGTTGATCGATTCTAACCCTATGCTTAAggaatttcttttaaaattaaataaaagaaatggtGATCTTATTATAACTGAATTAAATTTAGAATTTAATCAGTTAAATTGCATTTGAAATCATATTCTAATATCATTTAAATTCCCCCAAGTAAATTCAAACATAGGGACATTATGGTCATTTCATAATTACATGCAATTACCATTATTTaatccatttaaataataatgcaataaaCTGTATAATACAACATAATGAATTcatatcatgttattaatattattatgctcataataataataacattcagaacataaataaataattaaattaacccacgtaattaattatttattcggCATTATGCACATGCCGAGATTTAAATCTCATTCCAGGTTctcaaacataagaaatcaagaATCTTTGTTATCATTGGAATCCATACATATCTAAACCCATAAATatgtaaaatgacaaaatactctCAGTGGCAAAATTACAAAATGACCATTTCGAGAAAACAAATATTACAAGCATGGGATGAATCTCATACTTCTTACCATGCACCACATTCtacttctatataaaaaatatgtaaataacggaaatattattggttttaacagtttgtttttgttaattttaacggaatatacaATTTAAACTAAtagaaatagatatttattaattatattaatataagtttaaattcaaattcaaatattgtaaaatattataattataataatatgtaatacaagactatatatttaataattatattaatataaattcaaatgttataaaatattattattataataatatttaatacaagactagatatttaatatttatattaatataaatttaaatataataaaatatcatcataataatatataatacatcatgttaatttttataaaaaagaattatcatttatatttaaaaaagttaacatattatattttttttttaaaaagacaatgtttttgtttaatatgtttatgtaattttttagatataatattatttatctatttaaaatttatatgataataatatatatttaataacataattaacaaattttataaataaaactaataacgTTGTGGTTTGTATCTAATAAGAATCTGAGTGCGATGAAaaatgattttcattaattggaaaaGTTCTGTACAAAACAATATAAATAGTCTAAGCTAAGTAAGTAAATACACAGCGGTACAAACTAATCAGAAAGGCTAACAAACTCTATAAAACTCATAACAGAATTCTAGCAGCCTAACTATATACAATCTCTAACATTCCCCCTCAAACTTAGATTAGATAGAGAAGCAAGTCTAAGTTTGTCTCTAAGCAGAAGAAACTGAGAACTTGAGAGGGCTTTAGTTAGAACATCAACAATTTGATCATGAGCAGGTGTATGCTTAACAATCAGCTGCTCATTGATTACCTTCTCACGAACAAAATAGAGATTCAATTCAATATGCATTGTCCTAGCATGAAGATCTGGATTTGCTGACATTAGGATTGTGCTAAGGTTATCACACCACATAGTAGGCTGAGACGATTTGAGCTGAATTTCAGACAACAAGGACTGAATCCAAGTTATCTCTGCAGTTACCCCAGCAAGGCTTCTGTACTCAGCCTCAGTGCTTGACCTTGACACCGTTCTTTGCTTTTTAGATGACCAAGAAATCAGACTGGGACCAAGGTAAACACAAAACCCAAAGGTAGACCTCCTATCATCAGGGTGGGATGCCCAGTCAGCATCACAATAACCTCTCAACCTCAAATCTTCACCCTGCCTCATATGCAAAACAAAATCTAGAGTCCCTTTGAGGTAACACAAAATCCTTTTGACTATCTTCCAGTGGGATTGAAGAGGTTTCTGCATAAATTGAGACTCTATTGACTGCATAAGTGATCTCCAGTCTAGTGATTGTAGCATACTGTAATGCACTGACTAAACTTCGATACTCATGAGGATGAAGGACAGGATCGCTCCCAGACGCTAAGAGTTTCTCACCACCAGTCATTGGTGAAGGCAGGGAGTTTGCAAACTGTAGCTTAGCTCGACATAAGATGTCAGTAATATATTTTTTCTGAGATAAATGTAAACCAGTAGAGGTTCTGGTTACCTGCAATCCGAGAAAATAGCTCAAGTCTCCAAGGTCTTTAAAAGGAAAAGCTTTGTGCAAATCTGAAACTAAAACATCAATAATTGAAGGAGTAGTCCCTGTTAccaaaatgtcatcaacatagactataataataatagtatGATGATGTGTAATTCAAATGAACAAATAATAGTCAGATTTGGCACAAGTAAAACCAAAAGAGATTAAGGCAGCCTTTAGCTTTTCAAACCAAGCTCTTGGAGCTTGCTTTAACCCATAAAGTGCTTTATGAAGTTTGCAAACCATATTAGGAGCAGTGATATCTTCAAAACCAGGTGGTTGAATCATATAAACCTTCTTAGTGAGTGTGCCATTAAGGAAGATATTATTTACATCCAATTGTTTAACAAGCCAGCCTTTGGAAAGAGCAAGAGTAAGTATTACCTTTACCGTAGTTGGTTTCACAATAGGGCTAAAAGTTTCAGTGAAGTCAGTCCCATATTGTTAGTGAAAACCTTTAGCAACAAGTCTAACCTTGTGTTTTTGAATTGATCCATCAGGATTTTCCTTAGCTTAAAGACTCACTTACAACTTACTGGTTTTCTGCCTGAAGGTAATGAGACGAGGGACCATGTACCATTGTTTATAAGGGCCTGAAACTCATCTTGCATAGCAGAATACCAAGAAGAGCATCCCTCCAAAACTTTCCAGACTTTTGCCGAGGTATCTGATCCAACAACTCAAGTGAGCATCCCTTTCGTCATAGAGGAGAGAAGCCAAGAGTAGAGAAGATTATCCTGCTAATCCCACTGAACGAAGGCAAGATTAATGTTCTTGGCAATCTGATCTGCTTCAGAAATAAATTTCGGTAGTGGAGACGCATCTTCAGAGATGTAATCCTGAAGCTGGTGGCCTTTGATCGCAGACAAAATTTATGGTTGGCAGAGCAAGAAATTATTCAGATCCAGCTTAAATGAGATCTTATGAGAAAACGTGACCAGAGTAAACAAGGAAGAACCAGAAGAAGATGAAACAATGGCGGCCGGAGTAGTAGCCATTGCCGAGGAATACAATCGGAGAAGAAAAACCAAGAACGAAGAACAATCAGAATGAGGAAACACAAACAGAGAAACTCTCAGTGGAGTGACTTTGATACCATAATAATAATCTGAGTGTGATGAAaaatgattttcattaattggaaaaGTTCTGTACAAAACAGTATAATAGTCTAAGCTAAGTAAATACACAGCTGTACAAACTAATTCGAAAGGCTAACAAACTCTATAAAACTCATAACAGAATTCTAACAGCCTAACTATATACAATCTCTAGCAGTAtctatctagtatatatatatatatagaaagatagatagatatataaatataaagagtTCAGTTCAGATGTAATATTGCTAATTAGATGCTATATATTACTCAAGTACTCCTATGAAAACTTATAAAATCACTTGTGGTATATACAGATAGTAACTATGCTTGCTCGTTGGGTTGAAGATCCAAATTCAGAAGCTTTTAAGTGTCACTTAGCTAGACTTCCAGATTATTTTTGGATTGCTGAAGATGGAGCCAAGTGTCAGGTTTAAAAGTTTTGGATTGCTGAAGATGGAGCCAAATAATGAATAGATTATAATCCAATTATAATTAAACTCTTTTGTGTGTATTTATATATTCAGGCTGTTGGTTCTCAATCATGGGATGGAGCTCTTGCTGTTCAAGCTATTATATCATGTAATCTAAATGAAGAGTATTGCCATACTCTTCGAAAAGCCCATGAGTTCTTAAAGGCTTCACAGGTTTGATCTCtcacataaataaatatatatatttatataattatatatttatgtgtatataaatCATGTTCTTATTAAGCAaagttgttatatatatatatatataaatatatgcagATTCGTAAAAATCCTCCTGGAAACTATACTCAAATGTATAGACATATGTCTAAAGGTGGGTGGACCTTTAATACTGCTGACCAAGGTTGGGTAGTCTCTGATTGTGCTGCCGAAGCATTAAAGGTAaacatacaatatatttatatatctaatTCTCATTACTATGCATGCATTTAATTTTGGGCAAAATCTATGCCACAAATTAACTTTTGGCTTAAATTCtagttatatattaatattaaatgtTCCAATAATGTGTAATATTGTTATTGTGAATTGTGTTCAAATAGGTACATACAATATAGTTTGTAATAAAATGTTACAATTTCCAACTATTTTCCTACGATTTTTTCTCCCTTCTCgaatatattattgatatacttTCAGTGCTCATTTAGTCGTTGCCACGTGTTCATTACCAATTGGACCTCTATCACTTGGTATGGACTTGTGTTTGTTTTGgtcctattatatatatatatatatatatcatctttACTCTTTCATTTAATTTAGTTACAATGCGATAGTGTGAAAATTTCAGgtgataaaaatattatttattccaAAATAAACATTAGAGAACTGTACGTGTTTGCTCTAATTCTTAAATCCTAACTTTGAGAACAGCTGAAGAATAAATagagaacataaatttcataaacaaTGAGAATTGTTCTATGTGGATAAGAAAGTCATGAAATTTACTTTGATGGGGCACCTTGGTTCTTAATACCACATATATGAACATTGGTGTAATTAACATAATatcttatatatttaaatttaattttaaatatatgagATCTGATAATAAATTACACGAGTATGTATGGTGTTATGCATGATAGGGTATCCCATAGCAATAGTATTCTTAAAGGAAAACAAATTAAGGTTCCAAAATGAAATTCTCTACATCTTAACTTTATTTTTCATATGTTTGATTAATTTACAGGCCACACTAATGCTCTCTCAAATCTCACCAAGTCTAGTTGGAGAGAAAATGGACATAGAGTGCTTCTATGATGCAGTAAATCTATTGATCACATATCAAGTACGTGTACTTAATTACAATCTCTATTAGTCATTAATTATATTTATCCTACTTTTCTTATAGTTTATAGATTTTTGTCATTTTTACTATATGCCTACTCCGTACAGAGTAATGATGGCGGTTTCTCTGGTTGGGAACCCAAAAGAGGATATCATTGGTTGGAGGTATTTTCAACATATAAATATACAAACATTTATctatatacatgcatatatatatatatatataacaagtgATTATTGATGAAAAaacttaattattttgtaattttagcaCTCTTATCTTGCAGTACTTAAATCCCATAGAGTTCCTTGCAGACGCTGTGGTTGAGAGAGAGTAAGAATATGTCATATattatttgatatatatatagagagatgtGGTTGATTAGTTTTCTTCTAATAAATATAATGTCATGAATTTCAGCTATGTAGAGTGCTCTTCTTCGGTTATCCAAAGTTTGGTACTGTTTAGGAAACTATATCCAACATACCGAAGAGATGAAATAGACAAATGCATTACAAAGGGAGAGCGCTACATTATCAATACACAAAACCCTGATGGCTCATGGTAGTAATAAATATTTCAtgaatttttattagttttaatacatagaaaacacacaaatatattataataaatgacTATAAACTAACTGTAAAAGGTTACGTGTATGTTTTAGGTGCTTTACAGTGTAATGTCATCCTATATAATTGATTAGCACTACAAAATCTTTTAATTTTAGTTACAATAAAATTTGTGACTAAAGAATAATTATTTTAGTCATACAAAATTTTTGTATTATGACTAAAAGTGATATTTAGTCACACAAAATGTATGTTCTGACTAAAATATTTTATCACTAAAGAGCACATTTATTTGTAGTGTAGCGATATCTCATAAtagttattaaattaaaatatgtgcgATACCCGACATAGGGTTATATCAATAGCAGAATGACACATCTTTGTGTTGTTGAGCACCAGTATTTTAGGTGCTTTAATATTCGTATAAAACTGTCAGGTATGGTCGATGGGGACTTTGCTACACGTACGCTGCATGGTTCGGCGTAGAGGCGTTGGTAGCTTGTGGTAAAACTTATACCAATTGCCCTAACTTACGAAAGGCATGTCAATATCTCTTGTCCAAGCAACTCTTTGATGGTGGTTGGGGAGAAAGTTACCTTTCAAGCGTAAATGAGGTCATAATCTAACTAATCTTAAAATGTTATTCTCAAAATTAATATgagaatatatatacatatatattatgatGATAATTCGTCTTCAAATTGTGAATTAAATAGGTGTATACCAACATAGAAGGAGATCGATCAAATGTGGTCCAAACTGCATGGGCATTGTTAGCTCTCATTGTGGCTGGAcaggtatttatatatatatatatagtaaaaacTAATGTATATTATATTTCCAATACAAACATAGATTGTTAGACCACTTCTAATAGTACAACTTTTAAATTGTGTTAAATTTGGCACAAAAATTGTAAAACTATTATATTGGACAAAGCAAAATAACATTTTAACATGCAAATTGATGATATAGATATATAAATAAACTATCATTGATTCATTGAATATCAATTTTCTATCTttctttttca
The Humulus lupulus chromosome 6, drHumLupu1.1, whole genome shotgun sequence DNA segment above includes these coding regions:
- the LOC133783231 gene encoding lupeol synthase-like — its product is MWKLKIAEGEPWLKSENNHVGRQCWEFDHNAGTPQELAQVEQAREQFKKNRFHRKQSSNLLMRMQLTKESSSKRIIPAAVKMKESDRITEEAVTVTLRRALTYFSSIQAHDGHWPAECAAGLTLLPPLVIVLYITGSLNTVFGPEHKKELIRYIYNHQNEDGGWGQYIEGPSTMFGSVESYVTLRLLGEGPIHSEENSISKGRKWILDHGGAVGIPSWGKFWLTVLGVYDWSGCNPVPPELWLLPRVFFLHPGKMVALSRLIYLPMSFLYGKRFVGPITELVQSLRQELYTEPYHDINWNKARNTVAKEDLFYPHSSVQDMVWGLLYNCGEPMLTRWPFSMLRKKAMQVAMDHIHYEDKISNYLSIASQEKIVTMLARWVEDPNSEAFKCHLARLPDYFWIAEDGAKCQAVGSQSWDGALAVQAIISCNLNEEYCHTLRKAHEFLKASQIRKNPPGNYTQMYRHMSKGGWTFNTADQGWVVSDCAAEALKATLMLSQISPSLVGEKMDIECFYDAVNLLITYQSNDGGFSGWEPKRGYHWLEYLNPIEFLADAVVERDYVECSSSVIQSLVLFRKLYPTYRRDEIDKCITKGERYIINTQNPDGSWYGRWGLCYTYAAWFGVEALVACGKTYTNCPNLRKACQYLLSKQLFDGGWGESYLSSVNEVYTNIEGDRSNVVQTAWALLALIVAGQADIDPTPIHRGIRLLINEQTEDGDFPQQEVNGIYMKNGVLNFASYRNIFPIWAIGEYRRRVLTKY